GGTCCTGCTGCGTCCGATCGCCGACGGTGGCGACGGCACCGTGGCCGCGGCCCTGCGCGCCGGGTGGCGCGCCGTGACCGCGACCGTGTCCGGTCCGGACGGCGCTCCGGTGACTGCGGTGTTCGCCGTCGACGGCGACACCGCCCTGGTCGAGCTGGCCACCGCGGCCGGGCTGCACCTCGCGCCGCCGGCGCCGCACACCGCGACCACCCGGGGTGTGGGCGAGCTGCTGGTGCGGGCCCTGGACGAGGGCTGCCGGCGGTTGGTCGTGGGCATCGGCGGCAGCGCCACCACCGACGCCGGCACCGGCATGCTCGCCGCGCTGGGCGTCCGGTTCACCGACGCCGACGGCGTCGACCTGCCCCCGGGCGGCGCGGCGCTGGCCCGGCTGGACCGGATCGACCCCACCGGGCTGGACCCCCGGCTGGCCGGCGTCGAGCTGTTGATCGCCACCGACGTGGACGCCCCGCTCACCGGCCCCCGCGGCGCCGCCCACGTGTTCGGCCCGCAGAAGGGCGCCGACCCCGGTCAGGTCGCCGACCTCGACGCCGCCCTGGCCCGCTTCGCCCTCGTGGTGCTGCGCGACCTGGACCTCGACGTCGTCGACGTGCCCGGCGCCGGGGGAGCGGGCGGCACCGCGGCCGGGGCGCTGGCCGTGCTCGGCGCCCGGATCACGTCCGGCGCGGACCTGGTCTGCGACCTGGTCGGACTGGACGAGGCGCTGGTCGGTGCCGACCTCTGCGTGACCGGCGAGGGTGCGCTGGACGCGCAGACGCTCACCGGCAAGGGCCCGGCCGTCGTCGCCCGTCGCGCCGCGGCCGCCGGGGTGCCGTGTCTCGGGCTGGCCGGTGTCGTCCGGCTGGCGCCCGAGGAGCTGGCGATCGCCGGGTTCACCGCCGCGCACGGGCTGACCGAGGTGGAGCCGGACGTGACGACCTGCCTGGCCGAGCCGGCCAGGCTGCTCACCGAGCTGACGGTCCGCGCCCTCAGCTGACCGGCTGGCGCAGGATCGTCCGGCGCTTCTCGGGGGCGGTGCGGCGGGGGTCGGTCAGGTAGACCTCGTGGTGCTTCCCCGAGGGTCGGAACCCGGCGCCGGGCAGGACCTCGCGGTGCAGCCGGTGCAGCACCGGGCCCTCGTCGTCGAACGGGCCGACGTGCAGGGTCTGCATGCACAGTCCCTCCGCCAGCGGTTCGAGCCGGACGTCGTCCAGCCGGGCCGGCGCCTTGGCGCGGGTGCGGTCGACCGCAGTCTCGACGTCGGCGGCACCGAGCCAGTCGGGCACCAGGAGGAGCAGGGTCCACTCCCAGACGGCCTTGTCCCGGCGGCGGGTGAAGGTGTCCATGTCCTCGGCCCACCACAGCCCCTCCAGCGGCGGGACCACGTAGTCGCGGCCGGCGTCC
This sequence is a window from Geodermatophilaceae bacterium NBWT11. Protein-coding genes within it:
- a CDS encoding glycerate kinase, yielding MLPVVRIVIAPDKFKGTLDADGVADAVAAGIARVRPDAEVLLRPIADGGDGTVAAALRAGWRAVTATVSGPDGAPVTAVFAVDGDTALVELATAAGLHLAPPAPHTATTRGVGELLVRALDEGCRRLVVGIGGSATTDAGTGMLAALGVRFTDADGVDLPPGGAALARLDRIDPTGLDPRLAGVELLIATDVDAPLTGPRGAAHVFGPQKGADPGQVADLDAALARFALVVLRDLDLDVVDVPGAGGAGGTAAGALAVLGARITSGADLVCDLVGLDEALVGADLCVTGEGALDAQTLTGKGPAVVARRAAAAGVPCLGLAGVVRLAPEELAIAGFTAAHGLTEVEPDVTTCLAEPARLLTELTVRALS